The Brassica oleracea var. oleracea cultivar TO1000 chromosome C6, BOL, whole genome shotgun sequence genome includes a region encoding these proteins:
- the LOC106298321 gene encoding UPF0725 protein EMB2204-like isoform X1, with translation MEIGGETIVPWLTTEKGTSNYSQILRESKGFDSCSLLLPCIFTVQENICNNQYFPCRSFVRLYAKMGLHGYNLFQGKNLQFSGVNRYNNSLRPAASSYYITLDAKDPTIGLVQTFQTTVSEVSFGELILSCKVARPYGETNTIHIGEENKRNNQMHISLLGRMMPKLPQHNPFQKTNRSYVLNKSELQDHDCISLYLELAIATTHRHSSRDPDLSNLEILEVAIESTQDLEPSEALGSASDAIFYIRYKDLSRVKSDVDCIAIVRRICHEQTGTFRLVGQIKTIPQKNKSSRTSILFRRRLGLYNPWRLSSPRLAQGKRNRGVVLARLRHFHKSVRQVK, from the exons ATGGAGATAGGGGGAGAGACGATAGTGCCGTGGCTCACAACAGAAAAGGGCACGTCTAACTATAGTCAAATACTGAGGGAATCCAAG GGATTCGATAGCTGTAGTTTGCTACTACCATGCATTTTTACAGTACAAGAGAACATCTGTAATAATCAATATTTTCCTTGTCGTTCCTTTGTCCGCCTTTATGCTAAGATGGGTCTTCATGGTTACAATTTGTTCCAG GGGAAAAACTTACAGTTTAGTGGCGTAAACAGATACAACAACTCCCTTCGTCCTGCAGCTTCATCTTACTACATTACCTTGGATGCTAAGGATCCAACTATTGGTTTGGTTCAGACTTTTCAGACCACTGTTTCTGAAGTAAGTTTTGGCGAATTGATTTTGAGCTGCAAAGTTGCTAGACCTTATG GGGAAACCAATACAATCCACATAGGTGAGGAAAACAAGAGAAACAATCAAATGCATATCAGCCTCCTCGGACGTATGATGCCTAAATTGCCGCAACATAATCCTTTCCAAAAAACAAATCGATCTTACGTG CTAAATAAATCAGAGCTACAAGACCATGATTGTATCTCTCTGTATCTTGAACTTGCAATTGCCACAACTCATAGGCACTCTAGCCGCGATCCTGATCTGTCCAACTTGGAGATTCTAGAAGTTGCTATAGAATCCACGCAAGACCTGGAGCCGAGTGAGGCACTTGGCAGCGCCAGTGATGCAATTTTCTACATAAGGTACAAGGACTTGTCTCGTGTTAAAAGTGATGTCGATTGCATTGCTATAGTTAGAAGAATCTGCCATGAGCAGACGGGAACCTTCAGACTCGTGGGTCAGATCAAGACGATACCACAGAAGAATAAGAGTTCGCGTACGTCAATTTTATTTAGGCGGCGTTTAGGCCTCTACAATCCATGGCGGTTATCTAGTCCTAGGCTGGCTCAAGGCAAAAGAAACCGTGGCGTTGTGCTGGCTCGACTCCGCCATTTTCACAAGAGTGTCCGCCAAGTTAAATGA
- the LOC106298321 gene encoding UPF0725 protein EMB2204-like isoform X2, whose protein sequence is MEIGGETIVPWLTTEKGTSNYSQILRESKMGLHGYNLFQGKNLQFSGVNRYNNSLRPAASSYYITLDAKDPTIGLVQTFQTTVSEVSFGELILSCKVARPYGETNTIHIGEENKRNNQMHISLLGRMMPKLPQHNPFQKTNRSYVLNKSELQDHDCISLYLELAIATTHRHSSRDPDLSNLEILEVAIESTQDLEPSEALGSASDAIFYIRYKDLSRVKSDVDCIAIVRRICHEQTGTFRLVGQIKTIPQKNKSSRTSILFRRRLGLYNPWRLSSPRLAQGKRNRGVVLARLRHFHKSVRQVK, encoded by the exons ATGGAGATAGGGGGAGAGACGATAGTGCCGTGGCTCACAACAGAAAAGGGCACGTCTAACTATAGTCAAATACTGAGGGAATCCAAG ATGGGTCTTCATGGTTACAATTTGTTCCAG GGGAAAAACTTACAGTTTAGTGGCGTAAACAGATACAACAACTCCCTTCGTCCTGCAGCTTCATCTTACTACATTACCTTGGATGCTAAGGATCCAACTATTGGTTTGGTTCAGACTTTTCAGACCACTGTTTCTGAAGTAAGTTTTGGCGAATTGATTTTGAGCTGCAAAGTTGCTAGACCTTATG GGGAAACCAATACAATCCACATAGGTGAGGAAAACAAGAGAAACAATCAAATGCATATCAGCCTCCTCGGACGTATGATGCCTAAATTGCCGCAACATAATCCTTTCCAAAAAACAAATCGATCTTACGTG CTAAATAAATCAGAGCTACAAGACCATGATTGTATCTCTCTGTATCTTGAACTTGCAATTGCCACAACTCATAGGCACTCTAGCCGCGATCCTGATCTGTCCAACTTGGAGATTCTAGAAGTTGCTATAGAATCCACGCAAGACCTGGAGCCGAGTGAGGCACTTGGCAGCGCCAGTGATGCAATTTTCTACATAAGGTACAAGGACTTGTCTCGTGTTAAAAGTGATGTCGATTGCATTGCTATAGTTAGAAGAATCTGCCATGAGCAGACGGGAACCTTCAGACTCGTGGGTCAGATCAAGACGATACCACAGAAGAATAAGAGTTCGCGTACGTCAATTTTATTTAGGCGGCGTTTAGGCCTCTACAATCCATGGCGGTTATCTAGTCCTAGGCTGGCTCAAGGCAAAAGAAACCGTGGCGTTGTGCTGGCTCGACTCCGCCATTTTCACAAGAGTGTCCGCCAAGTTAAATGA
- the LOC106296924 gene encoding dynamin-related protein 1A-like has translation MDKGTDAVDRLGKSSVLESIVGKDSLPRGSGIVTRRPLVLKLQTIDDGTREYAEFLHLPRKRFTDFAAVRKEIQDEIDRETGRSKAISSVPIHLSIYSPDVVNLRLIDLPELTKVAVDGQSESIVKGIENVVRSYIEKPNDIILAISPVKKDLASSDAIKISREVYPSGERTFGVLTKIDLVDYGTNAVEILEERSFKLKDPV, from the exons ATGGACAAGGGGACCGATGCAGTGGAC AGGTTAGGGAAGTCTTCAGTCCTGGAAAGCATAGTAGGAAAGGACTCTTTACCACGTGGATCTG GTATAGTTACTAGAAGGCCCCTTGTCTTAAAGTTGCAAACGATTGATGATGGAACTCGGGAGTATGCTGAGTTTCTTCACCTCCCAAGGAAAAGGTTCACCGATTTTG CTGCCGTGAGGAAGGAGATTCAAGATGAGATTGACAGGGAGACCGGACGCAGCAAGGCCATTTCTAGTGTTCCCATTCACCTTAGCATATATTCTCCCGATG TTGTCAACTTGAGACTGATTGATCTTCCAGAGCTTACAAAAGTTGCTGTTG ATGGACAATCTGAAAGTATAGTGAAGGGAATTGAAAACGTGGTCCGGTCCTACATTGAAAAG CCTAACGACATCATTTTGGCAATTTCACCTGTGAAAAAAGATCTTGCTTCCTCAGATGCAATTAAAATTTCCCGTGAAGTTTATCCATCTG GGGAGAGAACATTTGGTGTCTTGACAAAGATTGATCTTGTGGACTACGGGACCAATGCAGTGGAA ATTCTGGAAGAGAGATCTTTTAAACTCAAAGATCCAGTTTGA
- the LOC106297630 gene encoding uncharacterized protein LOC106297630, which yields MASSSHFHYHQDDHQPDNEDIFKDLFEDIDKFLGENERVPRNFIDRHREEGQDLLWNDYFSDTPTYLHNVFRRRFRMNRTLFMRIVHRLSTEVRYFQERVDATGRSSLTALQKCTAAIRQLAYGVGADAVDEYVRMGETTARGCLHNFAAGIIRLFGDEYLRRPTPEDLQRLLYFGEQRGFPGMIGSIDYMHWKWKNCPTAWKEMYSRGTGKPTIVLEAVASYDLWIWPSFFGAPGTMNDLNILDRSPVFDRRY from the coding sequence ATGGCTTCTTCCTCTCATTTTCATTACCACCAAGATGATCACCAACCTGATAATGAAGATATATTCAAAGACTTATTTGAAGACATTGACAAATTTCTAGGAGAAAATGAGCGTGTACCACGTAATTTTATCGACAGACATCGGGAGGAAGGTCAAGATTTGCTATGGAATGATTATTTTAGCGATACTCCAACCTACCTGCACAATGTCTTCCGGCGACGGTTTCGAATGAACCGGACATTATTCATGCGTATTGTGCATCGTCTCTCCACAGAAGTACGGTATTTTCAAGAAAGAGTAGATGCAACCGGGCGGTCTAGTCTTACTGCACTCCAAAAATGTACCGCAGCAATTCGTCAATTGGCTTATGGTGTTGGAGCTGATGCAGTGGACGAATATGTTCGAATGGGTGAAACAACTGCTCGAGGATGTTTGCACAATTTTGCCGCGGGAATAATCCGCTTGTTTGGCGATGAATACCTAAGACGTCCCACACCGGAAGATCTGCAGAGACTACTATACTTTGGGGAGCAACGTGGGTTCCCAGGGATGATTGGAAGCATCGACTATATGCATTGGAAGTGGAAGAATTGTCCCACTGCTTGGAAAGAAATGTATTCACGAGGAACCGGAAAACCAACGATTGTCTTAGAGGCGGTGGCATCATATGACCTCTGGATATGGCCCTCCTTTTTTGGAGCTCCAGGTACTATGAACGATCTTAATATTCTCGATCGATCACCCGTTTTTGATAGACGTTATTAA
- the LOC106297631 gene encoding glutathione S-transferase T3-like, translated as MARENPGNARKERQLRSRESDTDLLKKAHEIFFADQAKKFTLEHAWCTLRFEQKWLSLNAPKAGGGEKRKNVETTTQPSTTDGVIDVEWRPEGIKAAKARRNGGKGKSVSDYASVWEMKKEDWEMKKEDLERKERLSKLAILDTLLAKTEPLSEAEEAVKNKLLAECF; from the exons ATGGCGAGAGAGAACCCGGGCAATGCAAGAAAAG AGAGACAGCTTAGAAGTCGTGAGAGTGACACTGATCTTCTAAAGAAGGCGCATGAGATCTTCTTTGCTGATCAAGCTAAGAAGTTTACTCTTGAACATGCGTGGTGTACGTTGAGATTTGAACAGAAGTGGCTTTCCCTTAACGCACCTAAAGCTGGTGGCGGTGAGAAGAGGAAGAATGTTGAGACAACGACCCAACCTTCAACCACCGACGGTGTCATTGATGTTGAGTGGAGGCCAGAAGGAATCAAGGCTGCTAAGGCTAGAAGAAATGGTGGTAAAGGAAAGTCTGTGTCTGACTATGCGAGTGTTTGGGAAATGAAGAAAGAGGACTGGGAAATGAAGAAGGAGGACTTGGAGAGGAAGGAGAGACTGTCGAAGTTAGCTATACTTGACACTCTCCTTGCCAAGACTGAACCATTGAGTGAGGCGGAAGAAGCTGTGAAGAATAAGCTCTTAGCGGAGTGTTTCTGA
- the LOC106297632 gene encoding transcription factor RF2b-like: KKKINEDFQKLCNLICRILANRQSAARSKERKARYIQELERRVQSLQTEATTLSAQLTLFQRDTNGLANENTELKMRLQAMEQQAHLRNALNEALRKEVERMKMETGEISGNSDSFDMGMQQVQYSPSTFMAIPPYNHGSINNGQDMQQMRGFNQMSNSQSVSEFLQNGRLQGLEISSNNSSSLVKSEGPSLSGSESSSAY, translated from the exons AAAAAAAAAATCAATGAGGATTTTCAAAAATTGTGTAATTTGATTTGCAGGATCTTGGCGAATCGACAATCTGCAGCGCGTTCGAAGGAGAGGAAAGCAAGATACATTCAGGAGCTTGAGCGTAGAGTTCAATCTCTTCAAACTGAAGCCACCACTCTCTCTGCTCAGCTCACTCTCTTCCAG AGAGATACAAATGGACTTGCTAACGAGAACACAGAGCTGAAAATGAGATTACAAGCAATGGAGCAACAAGCTCACCTTCGTAATG CTTTAAACGAAGCATTGAGGAAAGAAGTGGAGAGGATGAAGATGGAAACTGGAGAGATATCTGGAAATTCAGATTCTTTCGATATGGGGATGCAGCAGGTTCAGTATTCTCCTTCCACGTTCATGGCGATTCCACCGTATAATCATGGCTCAATCAACAACGGCCAAGATATGCAGCAGATGCGAGGATTCAATCAAATGTCGAATTCTCAGAGCGTATCCGAGTTTCTGCAGAACGGGAGATTGCAAGGGCTAGAGATAAGTAGCAATAATAGCTCAAGCTTGGTTAAATCTGAAGGACCTTCGCTCTCTGGTAGTGAGAGTAGCTCTGCTTATTGA